TCCGGCTACCTGCAGTCGCGGGGATATTCCGATGGTCAGACGGTGAAGAAGGGCGACCTTCTTTTCACGATCGATCCGCGTCCTTTCGAGGCGGAACTCCGGCAGGCCGAAGCCGACCACCTCAAGGCGATCGCCCAGCGCACGAAGGCAGAACAAGACGTAGCTCGTTACCGGCCTCTCGCGGAGAAGCGTGCGATCAGCCAGGAAGAGCTGGAACATTCGATCCAAGCGCATGAGGCGGCCGATGCCAATGTCGCTGCCGCTCTCGCCGTCATCGACCAAGCCAAACTGAATCTGGGTTTCACTAAGATCTACAGCGAGATCGACGGCGTAGCCGGCTTCGCCAATCGCGAGATCGGGGACCTTGTCGGACCTCTCGACTCCAAGCCCCTCGCCACGGTTTCCACGGTCGATCCGATCAAGGTTAGCTTCCAGGTGAGCGAGCAGGAGTATCTCCAAGCAAAGCGGAAGCGGGAGGAAGTTGGGAAGCCCGAGGTCGATATTCCCAATATTCCGGTCGGCCTTATCCTCGCGGACGGTCACCGCCACCCACAACCCGGCAAGCTGGTGAGCATCAGCCGCGAAGTGAATACCTACACTGGTACTTTCGAACTCACTGCTCACTTCCCGAATCCAGGCAATATCCTTCGTCCGGGACAATTCGCCCGCGTCGATGCCGTCATGGGCACTGTCAATGCAGTCCTCGTCCCGCAGCGGGCCGTTTCTGAAGTGCAAGGCGCCTATCAAGTGGCCGTCGTCGCCGACGGCAAGGCGTTGATCCGTCCGGTAACGGTCGGCCAACGCTCGGGTACCGATTGGGTGATCGAGACGGGCCTCCAGGCAGGCGAGAACGTGATCGTCGAGGGTCTCCAGAAGGTTCGCAACGACACACCGGTCGAGGCCAGCCCTTGGACTCCGCCCAGCGCCCCAGAGCAGCCCAAAACGGAGGGGAAATAATTACGCATGGCCTCTTTCTTCGTTAATCGCCCCATCGTCGCGATGGTGATCTCGATCCTGATGACCATCATCGGGATCATCACCTACTTCCGTCTGCCAGTCGCGCAGTTCCCCGACATCGTCCCTCCGGAAATTCAGGTGAAAACCACCTACACCGGAGCTGACGCACTCACGGTCGAGCAATCGGTCGCCACGCCCATCGAACAGCAGATGAGCGGCGTGGACAACATGAACTACATGCAGTCCGTCAACGGCAACGACGGCACGCTGAAGCTGACGGTGAATTTCGAGGTCGGCACCGATGTGAATGAGGACCAGATCCTCTCCCAGATGCGGTCCAACCAAGCTTCATCCCAGCTACCACAGGACGTGAACAAGTTCGGTGTGACGGTGCAGAAGTCCACCTCGTCGCCACTGATCATGTTCGCGCTCTTCTCGCCGAACGGAACCTATGACAACGTCTTCCTGGCGAACTACGCGAACATCAACCTGAACGACGAATTCACCCGCGTGAAGGGCATCGCGAGCGTGACCGTTTTCGGTGCCGGCCAGTACGCGATGCGCATCTGGGTGAAGCCGGACCAACTCGCGAAGCTCGGCGTGACCATCCCGGAGATCCTGCAGGCCGTACAGACGCAGAACACGGTGAACCCTGCCGGCACGATCGGCGGCGAGCCGATCCCGAAGGGTCAGGAATTCACCTATGCCGTGCGCGCCCAAGGACGTTTGCAGACTCCGGAGGAATTCGGTGACATTATTGTCCGCGCCAATGCGGATGGCTCGATGCTGCGGGTGAAGGATGTGGCACGCATCGAACTCGGCGCGCAGAACTATGCGATCAATGGCCGTCTGAACGGCAAGCCCGCCGCGCTCGTAGCCCTCTACCAGCTTCCTGGCTCGAACGCCATTGCGGCCGCCGATGGCGCAAAGGACACGATGAAGCGCCTCGCGGAGAAGTTCCCCACCGATCTCGATTACGTCATCTGTCTCGATACCACCCTGGCCGTGACCGAGGGCATGGCCGAGATCCAGCACACGTTAATCGAAGCCCTAGTGCTGGTGATTCTGGTCGTCTTCATCTTCCTCCAGGGGTGGCGGGCGACTTTGATCCCGCTGTTGGCGGCTCCCGTCTCCCTGATCAGCACCTTCGTGCTATTCCCGGCGTTCGGCTTCACCGTCAATACGCTCTCGCTCTTTGGCCTCGTGCTCGCGATCGGCTTGGTCGTGGATGACGCGATCATCGTGGTGGAAGCGGTGGAGCATCACATTGAGCACGGCCTCAGCCCGCGGGAAGCAACGCTCAAGGCGATGTCGGAGGTAAGCGGCCCGGTAGTAGCAATCGCATTGATCCTTGCCGCCGTGTTCGTGCCGACCGCCTTCATTCCAGGCATCACCGGCCGCCTTTACCAGCAGTTCGCGGTGACCATCGCCATCTCGATGCTAATCTCGGCCTTCAATGCGCTCACGCTTTCGCCAGCCCTCGCGGCGATCCTCCTGAAGCCTAAGAAGAAGAGCACTGGGCCGTTGCAGAAATTCTTCGATTGGTTCAACCGCGTGTTCGGCAGGGCCACCGATGGCTTTGTCAGCGGTTGCCATTTCTTCATCCGCAAGTGGGTAATCGCGCTGATCGTTCTGGGCTGCTTCATCGCCCTAGCCGCGAAGCTTGGCAAAGCGGTCCCGGGCAGCTTCCTACCGGAAGAAGACCAAGGTTACTTCTTTGCCCAGATCATCTTGCCGGACGCGGCCTCCATGCAGCGCACCGACGAGGTAATGAAGGAGTGCGAAAAAATTCTGAAGGACACGCCCGGGGTGGAATACTACAGCACGGTCACCGGCTACAACTTCCTGACAGGTGTCAACACCAGCTATAGCGGGATCTTCTTCATCTCCCTGAAGGGTTGGTCCGAACGAAAGGCACCCGAGGAGCAGTATGACGCCATCCTCAAGCACGTGAACACCAAGTTCGCCGGAATTCCCTCTGCCCGGGCCTTCGCGTTCTCTCCTCCGGCCATTCCCGGGATCGGCACCAGCGGTGGTGTGACCTTCCTGCTTCAGGACCGCTCCGGCAAAGATGTGGCCTTCCTCGCGGAGAACGTGATGAAGTTCTTGGCTGCGGCCCGCGAACGGAAGGAACTGGCAGGAGTGACACCGATGTTCTCGCCCTCCGTTCCCCAGGTTTTCCTGAATGTGGACCGGGAAAAGGTGCTCAAGCAGAGCGTCGACTTGGGGGACGTCTACAAGACGCTGCAAACCTTCATGGGCGGCTACTTCGTAAACTACTTCAACCGCTTCGGACGTCAGTGGCAGGTGTTCGTCCAAGCCGATGGCGATTACCGGACGAACGTCGACCAAGTCGGCCAGTTCTTCGTGAGGAACAACGATGGAGGGATGGTTCCACTGAGCGCGCTCACCTACTCGAAGCCGGTCAGCGGCCCGGAGTTCACGATGCGCTACAACCTCTATCGCTCCGCACAAATCAATGCCACACCAGCACCCGGATATTCGTCCGGACAGGCGATGGCAGCGATGGAGGATGTCTTCAAGCAGACCATGTCCAGCGATCTTGGCTTCGGCTACCTGGGTATGAGCTATCAGGAAAAGCGGGCGCAAGAGGGCGTATCCTCGACCGCGATCTTCGCGATGTCGCTGCTCTTCGTCTTCCTGATCCTGGCGGCTCAGTATGAAAGCTGGAGCCTGCCCTTCAGCGTGCTGCTCAGCGTCCCGGTAGCCGTCTGCGGCGCCTTCGGGGCCCTGTTGGTGGGCAAATACGAGAACAACATCTATGCCCAGATCGGACTGGTCGTGTTGATCGGCCTCTCTGCGAAGAACGCCATTCTTATCGTCGAGTTCGCGAAGATGAAATACGAGGAAGGCCTGCCTTTGATCGAAGCGGCTTTGGAAGGAGCCAAGCTCCGGCTGAGACCGATCCTCATGACAAGCTTTGCCTTCATGCTAGGCTGCGTTCCTCTGGCCACGGCCACCGGTGCGGGTGCCCTGTCCCGGCAGGTCATGGGCTTCGTGATCATCGGCGGCATGATCTTCGCCAGCTTCCTCGCCATCTTCCTGATCCCGGTGCTCTACTACATGGTGGAGAAAATCGCGGGCAAGAAGAAGCCCCAGAATACCGATACGCCACCTCCCGCTCCGCACGCCCATGCTTGAGCTTCGCTCCCTAGGATTGCTTTCCGCCGTTCTCCTCGCCGGCTGCAATGTCGGCCCGAATTTCGAGGACCCGCTGACAAGCGTACCGATGTCCTTCCGCTTCGATGCGAACGCGAGTTCGAGCTCAATCGCTGATCTTCCTTGGTGGAAGGTTTACCACGATCCAAAGCTCCAGTCGCTGATCAACGAGGCGCTTTCGAATAACCATGACCTCCGCATCGCAATCACCCGGGTGGAGCAAGCGCGACAAGTTGCGCTTCAGACGCGATCTCTGGGGCTGCCGTCGGTCGATTATGGAGGCGGGATAAGCCGGGGACGAAACCAGGCTGGAGGAACCGGCTCCTTCACCGGCGGTCGCACAGCGGACGATGCCACGGCGCTTCTATCGGTGGTTTGGGAGGTGGACCTGTGGGGACGGATCCGGCGCCTCAGCGAAGCCGACCTCGCCCGCTATCTGGCTACCGATGAAGCCCGCTGCGGGGTGATTGTGTCGCTAATCGGCGATGTGGCACAAACTTACTTCGAACTGCTAGAGTTGGACCTCGAGAAGGAGATCGCCATCCGCTCCCGCGACTCCTTCCAAGAGAGCTTCAATCTATTCGACAGCCGTCTCCAAGGAGGTGTCGCATCCACGATCGAGACCTCACGGGCGAAAGCTGCTACGGCGCAAGCCGCGGCGACCATCCCGGACATTGAACGCTTGATCGCGCAAAAGGAGAATCAACTCTCAATCCTAACCGGCCGCGCCCCTGGCCCGATTCATCCGCGTGGAAAGCTCGACGACAATGTGGTCTCGCGGGCCGTGCCGGCGGGCTTGCCCTCGTCGATGATCCGCCGTCGGCCGGACATCCGGCAATCCGAGCAATTGCTACGCGCCGCCAACGCCGAGGTAGGGGCCGCGATCGCGGAATACTATCCGAAAATCGGGCTTACCGCCTTTGCTGGCCGGATCAGTCCGGATCTTTCCGATCTCTCCGATGGAGTGGGTAACGCGTGGTCCGTCGCTTCAAGCATCTCGGGACCGATCTTCAACGGAGGACGATTGAAGGCACAGGAAGCTCAGGCTCGGGCCGCTTTTGATGAAGCCAAGCTTCGGCATGAAAAGACTGTTCTTGTCGCCCTCGGAGAAGTCTCGAATGCCTTGGTATCGCGCCAGAAATTCGCCGCGGCGCGAGCCGACCAAGAACAGGCGGTGCACTCCCTGACTGATTCCGTAGGCGTTTCGACCGAACGCTACAGTGCCGGGCGCGCTAACTACTTCGAGATTCTCGATGCGCAGCTCGAGCTCTTCCCGACGGAGCTGCAGCTCGCCCGCATCCGGCTCAACGAATACTTGGCCGTGGTCGGACTCTATCGCGCACTCGGGGGAGGCTGTTCTTCGGAAGCAGTCTCTTCGTCGAAACAGGGCCTGTGAGCTGAATCCGGCACCGGGCGTTTTCTATGGAAATCCGCTCCTCCGCTGGTTAGATATCAGCCATAGCCGGTCGGCGAACCCAATCCATGCCCGACAAGAAAGCCGCAGTCTCACGCGAGACCTTGTATCGCCTTGGCCGGGTCGTGCGGATGTTCCTCCGCTCCAAGACCGGCTCGCGTGCGCGCTGGCTCCTGGCAGGCCTGCTGACACTCATGCTGATGATCAACGGCATGAACGTGCTCAACAGCTACGTCGGCCGCGATTTCTTTTCCGCGATCGAGGCACGCGACCATGCAGGTTTCGTTCGCCAGGCTTGGCTCTATGTGGCTGTCTTCGCCGGCTCTACGGTGGTAGCCGTGTTCTTCCGGTTCTGCGAGGAGCGGCTCGCACTTCTCTGGCGTGAGTGGCAGACACAACGGGTGGTCCGGGGCTACCTGGACAAGCACATCTACCTGCACCTCAAGGAGACTGGCTCGATCACCAATCCGGACCAGCGCATGACCGAGGACATCCGGGCGCTGACTACGACCTCGCTGTCCTTTCTGCTGATGATCCTGAACGGGACTTTCACCACCATTTCCTTCTCCGGAGTATTGTGGTCGATTAGCCCCATCCTCTTTGCGGTGGCGGTCATCTATGCGGCCGCCGGCTCCTGCCTGACCTTCTGGCTGGGACGTCCGCTGATTCAGCTCAACTATCAGCAGGCAGACCGTGAAGCGGATTTCCGCTCCGAGCTCATCTACGTTCATCAGAATGCAGAAGGACTCGCCTTCACCCGAGATGAAAGCCGGATGAAAGACCGGCTCGCTGCGCGCATTGACCAATTGGTTGGCAACTTTCGGAAGATCATCTCGGTGAACCGCAACCTGAATTTCTTCACGGGCGGCTACAACTACATGATCCAGCTGATCCCGGCCCTCTTTGTAGCGCCGATGTTCATTGCCGGAGGAGTGGAGTTCGGGGTGATCGGTCAATCGACCATGGCTTTCGCGACCCTTGTCGGGGCATTCTCACTGGTGGTGACGCAGTTCCAATCGATCTCGTCCTATGCATCGGTCGTTGCGCGCCTGAGCGAACTCGTGGATGCCTCTGAATCCGCAGTGGTCCGCGATTCCAAGTCTTGCCTCGACTGCAAGATGGATGCCGAGCGAATCATTTATTCCCGTCTCTGCTTGCGGGCTTCGGACACGGACGAGCGTCTGCTCTTGGAGAACCTTGATGCTACCTTTGTGCCAGGCCGAACGGTTCTCGTGACCGGACCCAATCCCTCGGCGAAGATGGCACTCTTCCGTGCCACGGCAGGCCTTCATGAAGCGGGAAGCGGTAGCATTCAGCGCCCCCCCTTGGCCAAGATGGCCTTCGTCCTGGAACAGCCCTATCTGCCCCCAGGCTCGCTTCGCGAGGTATTGACCCCACCCGGTGTGGAGCCGCTTCCGGACGCGACGATTCTCGGCATCCTCGATGAACTGAAGCTCGAAGTTCCTGGATCCACGAAGCATGATTTCGACAGCCAACGCCGCTGGGACGACGTCCTGAACCTCGGAGAAGGCCAGCTACTCGCAATCGCACGAGCCCTTCTCTCGGCCCCCGAGTTCATCTTTCTGGACCATTTGGAATCCGCGCTTGATAGCGACGAATTCGCGCTCGTCCGAGCGGCTATTTCCCGCCACGGGGCTTCTGCTGTCGTATTCAGCGACGGTCGGTCCGGGGGCAACGGCTATGATGCCGTTCTTCATATCGCCGCAGATGGGAGCTGGAAATGGGAGGAAAAGACCGCAGCACCTCCTGCGGTCTAATCATCACCGGGATTTTTCAGGACATCCTGATCCGGATTTCATGAGTTCCGCCGCTACTTGGTAACGTCGCACGGGCTGCATCTCCATCGACGCCGAGGGGAACCCCGTCCAGCGTGACGGAGTCGATGGTCTTTGCAAAGCCGCCGGGAGCCTCGACAATCACACGATAGCTGGCCGCCCCGTTGGGTAGGCGGCCTTCGATGGTGAATCCCTCCCAATCGTCAGGAATGCAGGGCTTCAGCACGATGGTCGATCCGCCGTCGATCGTCAG
This portion of the Luteolibacter luteus genome encodes:
- a CDS encoding ABC transporter ATP-binding protein/permease translates to MPDKKAAVSRETLYRLGRVVRMFLRSKTGSRARWLLAGLLTLMLMINGMNVLNSYVGRDFFSAIEARDHAGFVRQAWLYVAVFAGSTVVAVFFRFCEERLALLWREWQTQRVVRGYLDKHIYLHLKETGSITNPDQRMTEDIRALTTTSLSFLLMILNGTFTTISFSGVLWSISPILFAVAVIYAAAGSCLTFWLGRPLIQLNYQQADREADFRSELIYVHQNAEGLAFTRDESRMKDRLAARIDQLVGNFRKIISVNRNLNFFTGGYNYMIQLIPALFVAPMFIAGGVEFGVIGQSTMAFATLVGAFSLVVTQFQSISSYASVVARLSELVDASESAVVRDSKSCLDCKMDAERIIYSRLCLRASDTDERLLLENLDATFVPGRTVLVTGPNPSAKMALFRATAGLHEAGSGSIQRPPLAKMAFVLEQPYLPPGSLREVLTPPGVEPLPDATILGILDELKLEVPGSTKHDFDSQRRWDDVLNLGEGQLLAIARALLSAPEFIFLDHLESALDSDEFALVRAAISRHGASAVVFSDGRSGGNGYDAVLHIAADGSWKWEEKTAAPPAV
- a CDS encoding efflux transporter outer membrane subunit; this translates as MLELRSLGLLSAVLLAGCNVGPNFEDPLTSVPMSFRFDANASSSSIADLPWWKVYHDPKLQSLINEALSNNHDLRIAITRVEQARQVALQTRSLGLPSVDYGGGISRGRNQAGGTGSFTGGRTADDATALLSVVWEVDLWGRIRRLSEADLARYLATDEARCGVIVSLIGDVAQTYFELLELDLEKEIAIRSRDSFQESFNLFDSRLQGGVASTIETSRAKAATAQAAATIPDIERLIAQKENQLSILTGRAPGPIHPRGKLDDNVVSRAVPAGLPSSMIRRRPDIRQSEQLLRAANAEVGAAIAEYYPKIGLTAFAGRISPDLSDLSDGVGNAWSVASSISGPIFNGGRLKAQEAQARAAFDEAKLRHEKTVLVALGEVSNALVSRQKFAAARADQEQAVHSLTDSVGVSTERYSAGRANYFEILDAQLELFPTELQLARIRLNEYLAVVGLYRALGGGCSSEAVSSSKQGL
- a CDS encoding efflux RND transporter permease subunit, whose translation is MASFFVNRPIVAMVISILMTIIGIITYFRLPVAQFPDIVPPEIQVKTTYTGADALTVEQSVATPIEQQMSGVDNMNYMQSVNGNDGTLKLTVNFEVGTDVNEDQILSQMRSNQASSQLPQDVNKFGVTVQKSTSSPLIMFALFSPNGTYDNVFLANYANINLNDEFTRVKGIASVTVFGAGQYAMRIWVKPDQLAKLGVTIPEILQAVQTQNTVNPAGTIGGEPIPKGQEFTYAVRAQGRLQTPEEFGDIIVRANADGSMLRVKDVARIELGAQNYAINGRLNGKPAALVALYQLPGSNAIAAADGAKDTMKRLAEKFPTDLDYVICLDTTLAVTEGMAEIQHTLIEALVLVILVVFIFLQGWRATLIPLLAAPVSLISTFVLFPAFGFTVNTLSLFGLVLAIGLVVDDAIIVVEAVEHHIEHGLSPREATLKAMSEVSGPVVAIALILAAVFVPTAFIPGITGRLYQQFAVTIAISMLISAFNALTLSPALAAILLKPKKKSTGPLQKFFDWFNRVFGRATDGFVSGCHFFIRKWVIALIVLGCFIALAAKLGKAVPGSFLPEEDQGYFFAQIILPDAASMQRTDEVMKECEKILKDTPGVEYYSTVTGYNFLTGVNTSYSGIFFISLKGWSERKAPEEQYDAILKHVNTKFAGIPSARAFAFSPPAIPGIGTSGGVTFLLQDRSGKDVAFLAENVMKFLAAARERKELAGVTPMFSPSVPQVFLNVDREKVLKQSVDLGDVYKTLQTFMGGYFVNYFNRFGRQWQVFVQADGDYRTNVDQVGQFFVRNNDGGMVPLSALTYSKPVSGPEFTMRYNLYRSAQINATPAPGYSSGQAMAAMEDVFKQTMSSDLGFGYLGMSYQEKRAQEGVSSTAIFAMSLLFVFLILAAQYESWSLPFSVLLSVPVAVCGAFGALLVGKYENNIYAQIGLVVLIGLSAKNAILIVEFAKMKYEEGLPLIEAALEGAKLRLRPILMTSFAFMLGCVPLATATGAGALSRQVMGFVIIGGMIFASFLAIFLIPVLYYMVEKIAGKKKPQNTDTPPPAPHAHA
- a CDS encoding efflux RND transporter periplasmic adaptor subunit, translating into MDCPTSYYLRLRGRHLLLAAAIPFASCKKEESASGPPPPPAVSVVPASTRPVDIVRSWTGSLDGSVNVDIRPRVSGYLQSRGYSDGQTVKKGDLLFTIDPRPFEAELRQAEADHLKAIAQRTKAEQDVARYRPLAEKRAISQEELEHSIQAHEAADANVAAALAVIDQAKLNLGFTKIYSEIDGVAGFANREIGDLVGPLDSKPLATVSTVDPIKVSFQVSEQEYLQAKRKREEVGKPEVDIPNIPVGLILADGHRHPQPGKLVSISREVNTYTGTFELTAHFPNPGNILRPGQFARVDAVMGTVNAVLVPQRAVSEVQGAYQVAVVADGKALIRPVTVGQRSGTDWVIETGLQAGENVIVEGLQKVRNDTPVEASPWTPPSAPEQPKTEGK